A section of the Primulina eburnea isolate SZY01 chromosome 1, ASM2296580v1, whole genome shotgun sequence genome encodes:
- the LOC140803388 gene encoding late embryogenesis abundant protein At1g64065-like encodes MPSKEQELPNIPPASANRNAHRDTEATTIASHDAREKRRKKRRKWLLYVVLFIIFQSAVIAVFTLTIMKIRRPKFSVGAATFSNFNVDNSTAKPSFSTRMNVELRVKNSNFGRFQYKATTVYFSYRATSIGEALVSESHAKWKSKKKFVVDVDLDFAGAQSDPQLVSDLADGVVPISSHAELRGKVELLFVLKKRKSTYINCSMEILTGSQQLGNIAC; translated from the coding sequence ATGCCTTCAAAGGAGCAAGAACTTCCAAACATCCCACCGGCATCCGCCAACCGCAACGCACACAGAGACACGGAGGCGACCACCATTGCTTCCCACGATGCCAGAGAGAAACGCAGGAAGAAACGCCGAAAGTGGTTACTCTACGTAGTATTGTTCATCATTTTCCAATCCGCGGTCATCGCGGTGTTCACGCTGACCATAATGAAGATCAGAAGACCGAAGTTTAGCGTGGGCGCCGCAACGTTTAGCAACTTCAACGTCGACAACTCGACAGCGAAGCCGTCGTTCAGCACGAGGATGAACGTCGAGCTGCGGGTCAAGAACTCTAACTTTGGTCGTTTTCAGTACAAGGCCACGACCGTTTACTTCTCTTATCGGGCCACGTCGATTGGGGAGGCATTGGTTAGCGAGTCCCATGCTAAATGGAAATCGAAGAAAAAATTTGTTGTGGATGTGGATTTAGATTTCGCGGGTGCGCAATCGGATCCACAGCTCGTTAGTGATCTAGCTGATGGGGTCGTGCCCATTTCGAGCCATGCTGAACTAAGAGGAAAAGTTGAGCTTTTGTTTGTGCTAAAGAAGAGAAAATCCACTTATATAAATTGTTCTATGGAAATTTTGACTGGTTCACAGCAGTTGGGCAATATTGCTTGCTGA